The Deinococcus wulumuqiensis R12 genome has a window encoding:
- a CDS encoding MGMT family protein: MTGTAPSPSDLRQRVLALVARIPPGRVMTYGQLALLAGQPGAARQVGFIMNGVLKEGEVPWQRVINAQGRVSTHKLGLGELQEELLRAEGVEFDDTGRCDLARRQWWPEDEDAAPPERLL, translated from the coding sequence ATGACCGGGACTGCGCCTTCCCCTTCCGACCTGCGTCAGCGCGTGCTGGCGCTGGTGGCCCGCATTCCGCCGGGCCGGGTGATGACCTACGGCCAACTGGCGTTGCTGGCCGGGCAGCCCGGCGCGGCGCGGCAGGTGGGTTTCATCATGAACGGGGTGCTCAAGGAGGGAGAGGTGCCCTGGCAGCGCGTCATCAATGCCCAGGGCCGGGTCAGCACGCACAAGCTGGGCCTCGGTGAACTTCAGGAGGAACTGCTGCGGGCCGAGGGCGTCGAATTCGACGACACGGGCCGCTGTGACCTGGCCCGGCGGCAGTGGTGGCCCGAAGATGAGGACGCGGCCCCGCCCGAGCGTCTGCTGTGA